A genome region from Glycine max cultivar Williams 82 chromosome 5, Glycine_max_v4.0, whole genome shotgun sequence includes the following:
- the LOC100802429 gene encoding regulation of nuclear pre-mRNA domain-containing protein 2 isoform X1 gives MARRRTAYVTYARGTAFRQSRRVCAKWTNQSPQTLAGMNSVFSEQILADKLSKLNSTQQCIETLSHWCIFHRSKAELVVGTWNKQFHNSEKVQRVPLLYLANDILQNSKRKGNEFVTEFWKVLPTALKDVLEKGDDQEKRAVFRLVDIWEERRVFGSQAKSLKNVILGEEAPPQLEFNKKRSRSVRIVKKDSRSIKTKLSIGGTAEKIVSAFHTVLNEHSNEDAEMSKCKAAVHRVRKMEKNVDIACTVVKDPKRKTLSKELVEEENILKECIENLKLVEASRTSLVTRLKEALHEQESELENVRTQIQVAQAQVEEASYMRKRLDDEDSSYKASTSTTSVTDVNTKSEAATKKSAAAIAAEVADKLTASTSSQLIMTSVLSTFAAEEAKSACLTSETMSKPEKSIPISDPNVFMTSQQLIATPNHSYPSVLVPQPTLQNPAAASQGQYQMLCNSSSQHYLQSTGGVISSYGYGSIAPLPLGPPPPHMVGPMVPLTHQTMQITQQLPTPIGQHQPIKMTQQAPAPPNFRPLQLPGMVYYGCRSTSTKQQSLCLSCGVTGKKVGTWRLYVDHRSSTKHAVRARLACMIVFDCRRSNI, from the exons ATGGCACGAAGGAGAACAGCGTATGTAACATATGCACGAGGTACGGCTTTTAGACAAAGTCGCAGAGTTTGCGCCAAATGGACAAACCAAAGCCCGCAAAC GTTGGCTGGTATGAATAGCGTGTTCAGCGAGCAGATACTCGCGGACAAGCTGTCCAAGCTCAACAGCACCCAGCAGTGCATTGAAA ctttATCACATTGGTGTATATTTCACCGAAGCAAAGCAGAGCTGGTAGTGGGAACATGGAAtaaacaatttcacaattcagAGAAGGTTCAGCGAGTCCCCCTTCTGTATCTTGCAAATGATATCCTGCAAAACAGCAAACGTAAAGGAAATGAATTTGTGACCGAGTTTTGGAAGGTTCTTCCCACAGCACTTAAGGATGTTCTTGAGAAAGGTGATGATCAAGAAAAACGTGCAGTATTTAGACTG GTTGATATATGGGAGGAAAGGAGAGTGTTTGGATCTCAGGCTAAGAGCCTTAAAAATGTAATACTTGGAGAAGAAGCACCTCCGCAGTTGGAATTCAACAAAAAGCGGTCCCGTTCAGTTAGAATTGTGAAAAAGGATTCTCGTTCCATTAAAACG AAATTGTCCATTGGAGGTACAGCAGAAAAAATAGTCTCAGCCTTTCATACGGTGCTTAATGAACATTCCAATGAAGATGCAGAGATGAGTAAATGCAAGGCAGCTGTTCATCGTGTGAGGAAGAtggaaaaaaatgttgatattGCATGCACTGTTG TAAAGGACCCTAAGCGAAAAACTTTGTCCAAGGAACTAGTGGaggaagaaaatattttgaaagaatGCATTGAAAATCTCAAATTAGTTGAAGCAAGTAGAACATCACTTGTTACTCGCTTAAAAGAAGCTTTGCATGAGCAG GAATCTGAGCTGGAGAATGTTCGCACTCAGATTCAG GTAGCACAAGCACAAGTAGAAGAGGCTAGCTACATGCGGAAGCGACTTGATGATGAAGATTCTTCATATAAAGCCTCAACTTCAACGACTTCAGTTACTGATGTGAATACAAAATCAGAAGCAGCAACTAAGAAGTCAGCTGCAGCAATTGCAGCTGAGGTTGCAGATAAGCTAACAGCTTCTACGTCATCGCAGTTAATCATGACTTCTGTTCTCTCAACATTTGCAGCGGAAGAGGCAAAAAGTGCTTGTCTAACTTCTGAGACCATGTCAAAACCTGAGAAGTCAATACCTATATCAGATCCAAATGTTTTTATGACTTCACAACAGTTAATTGCCACACCAAATCATTCATATCCTTCGGTTTTGGTACCTCAACCCACCTTGCAGAATCCAGCTGCTGCATCACAGGGTCAATATCAAATGCTTTGTAATTCATCCTCCCAGCATTATTTGCAATCAACAGGAGGGGTCATTTCTTCTTATGGTTATGGTAGCATCGCACCATTACCATTGGGGCCACCCCCACCCCATATGGTGGGTCCAATGGTTCCTTTGACACATCAGACAATGCAAATAACTCAGCAGCTGCCTACACCTATAGGTCAGCATCAACCAATAAAAATGACACAACAAGCCCCAGCACCTCCTAATTTCCGACCACTTCAACTGCCAGGAATGGTGTACTATG GGTGTCGTTCAACTTCAACAAAACAACAGTCCTTATGCCTCTCCTGTGGTGTTACTGGGAAGAAGGTTGGCACTTGGAGGCTGTATGTTGACCATAGAAGCTCCACCAAGCATGCCGTAAGGGCCAGGTTAGCATGTATGATAGTGTTTGACTGTagaaggtccaacatttaa
- the LOC100802429 gene encoding regulation of nuclear pre-mRNA domain-containing protein 1B isoform X3, producing MARRRTAYVTYARGTAFRQSRRVCAKWTNQSPQTLAGMNSVFSEQILADKLSKLNSTQQCIETLSHWCIFHRSKAELVVGTWNKQFHNSEKVQRVPLLYLANDILQNSKRKGNEFVTEFWKVLPTALKDVLEKGDDQEKRAVFRLVDIWEERRVFGSQAKSLKNVILGEEAPPQLEFNKKRSRSVRIVKKDSRSIKTKLSIGGTAEKIVSAFHTVLNEHSNEDAEMSKCKAAVHRVRKMEKNVDIACTVVKDPKRKTLSKELVEEENILKECIENLKLVEASRTSLVTRLKEALHEQESELENVRTQIQVAQAQVEEASYMRKRLDDEDSSYKASTSTTSVTDVNTKSEAATKKSAAAIAAEVADKLTASTSSQLIMTSVLSTFAAEEAKSACLTSETMSKPEKSIPISDPNVFMTSQQLIATPNHSYPSVLVPQPTLQNPAAASQGQYQMLCNSSSQHYLQSTGGVISSYGYGSIAPLPLGPPPPHMVGPMVPLTHQTMQITQQLPTPIGQHQPIKMTQQAPAPPNFRPLQLPGMVYYGNHQHSI from the exons ATGGCACGAAGGAGAACAGCGTATGTAACATATGCACGAGGTACGGCTTTTAGACAAAGTCGCAGAGTTTGCGCCAAATGGACAAACCAAAGCCCGCAAAC GTTGGCTGGTATGAATAGCGTGTTCAGCGAGCAGATACTCGCGGACAAGCTGTCCAAGCTCAACAGCACCCAGCAGTGCATTGAAA ctttATCACATTGGTGTATATTTCACCGAAGCAAAGCAGAGCTGGTAGTGGGAACATGGAAtaaacaatttcacaattcagAGAAGGTTCAGCGAGTCCCCCTTCTGTATCTTGCAAATGATATCCTGCAAAACAGCAAACGTAAAGGAAATGAATTTGTGACCGAGTTTTGGAAGGTTCTTCCCACAGCACTTAAGGATGTTCTTGAGAAAGGTGATGATCAAGAAAAACGTGCAGTATTTAGACTG GTTGATATATGGGAGGAAAGGAGAGTGTTTGGATCTCAGGCTAAGAGCCTTAAAAATGTAATACTTGGAGAAGAAGCACCTCCGCAGTTGGAATTCAACAAAAAGCGGTCCCGTTCAGTTAGAATTGTGAAAAAGGATTCTCGTTCCATTAAAACG AAATTGTCCATTGGAGGTACAGCAGAAAAAATAGTCTCAGCCTTTCATACGGTGCTTAATGAACATTCCAATGAAGATGCAGAGATGAGTAAATGCAAGGCAGCTGTTCATCGTGTGAGGAAGAtggaaaaaaatgttgatattGCATGCACTGTTG TAAAGGACCCTAAGCGAAAAACTTTGTCCAAGGAACTAGTGGaggaagaaaatattttgaaagaatGCATTGAAAATCTCAAATTAGTTGAAGCAAGTAGAACATCACTTGTTACTCGCTTAAAAGAAGCTTTGCATGAGCAG GAATCTGAGCTGGAGAATGTTCGCACTCAGATTCAG GTAGCACAAGCACAAGTAGAAGAGGCTAGCTACATGCGGAAGCGACTTGATGATGAAGATTCTTCATATAAAGCCTCAACTTCAACGACTTCAGTTACTGATGTGAATACAAAATCAGAAGCAGCAACTAAGAAGTCAGCTGCAGCAATTGCAGCTGAGGTTGCAGATAAGCTAACAGCTTCTACGTCATCGCAGTTAATCATGACTTCTGTTCTCTCAACATTTGCAGCGGAAGAGGCAAAAAGTGCTTGTCTAACTTCTGAGACCATGTCAAAACCTGAGAAGTCAATACCTATATCAGATCCAAATGTTTTTATGACTTCACAACAGTTAATTGCCACACCAAATCATTCATATCCTTCGGTTTTGGTACCTCAACCCACCTTGCAGAATCCAGCTGCTGCATCACAGGGTCAATATCAAATGCTTTGTAATTCATCCTCCCAGCATTATTTGCAATCAACAGGAGGGGTCATTTCTTCTTATGGTTATGGTAGCATCGCACCATTACCATTGGGGCCACCCCCACCCCATATGGTGGGTCCAATGGTTCCTTTGACACATCAGACAATGCAAATAACTCAGCAGCTGCCTACACCTATAGGTCAGCATCAACCAATAAAAATGACACAACAAGCCCCAGCACCTCCTAATTTCCGACCACTTCAACTGCCAGGAATGGTGTACTATGGTAATCATCAGCATTCTATATGA
- the LOC100802429 gene encoding regulation of nuclear pre-mRNA domain-containing protein 2 isoform X2 codes for MARRRTAYVTYARGTAFRQSRRVCAKWTNQSPQTLAGMNSVFSEQILADKLSKLNSTQQCIETLSHWCIFHRSKAELVVGTWNKQFHNSEKVQRVPLLYLANDILQNSKRKGNEFVTEFWKVLPTALKDVLEKGDDQEKRAVFRLVDIWEERRVFGSQAKSLKNVILGEEAPPQLEFNKKRSRSVRIVKKDSRSIKTKLSIGGTAEKIVSAFHTVLNEHSNEDAEMSKCKAAVHRVRKMEKNVDIACTVVKDPKRKTLSKELVEEENILKECIENLKLVEASRTSLVTRLKEALHEQESELENVRTQIQVAQAQVEEASYMRKRLDDEDSSYKASTSTTSVTDVNTKSEAATKKSAAAIAAEVADKLTASTSSQLIMTSVLSTFAAEEAKSACLTSETMSKPEKSIPISDPNVFMTSQQLIATPNHSYPSVLVPQPTLQNPAAASQGQYQMLCNSSSQHYLQSTGGVISSYGYGSIAPLPLGPPPPHMVGPMVPLTHQTMQITQQLPTPIGQHQPIKMTQQAPAPPNFRPLQLPGMVYYGNSEAECLSRPPHINLCLMLCLVDWSNFLSFTSLNSELCQLDETN; via the exons ATGGCACGAAGGAGAACAGCGTATGTAACATATGCACGAGGTACGGCTTTTAGACAAAGTCGCAGAGTTTGCGCCAAATGGACAAACCAAAGCCCGCAAAC GTTGGCTGGTATGAATAGCGTGTTCAGCGAGCAGATACTCGCGGACAAGCTGTCCAAGCTCAACAGCACCCAGCAGTGCATTGAAA ctttATCACATTGGTGTATATTTCACCGAAGCAAAGCAGAGCTGGTAGTGGGAACATGGAAtaaacaatttcacaattcagAGAAGGTTCAGCGAGTCCCCCTTCTGTATCTTGCAAATGATATCCTGCAAAACAGCAAACGTAAAGGAAATGAATTTGTGACCGAGTTTTGGAAGGTTCTTCCCACAGCACTTAAGGATGTTCTTGAGAAAGGTGATGATCAAGAAAAACGTGCAGTATTTAGACTG GTTGATATATGGGAGGAAAGGAGAGTGTTTGGATCTCAGGCTAAGAGCCTTAAAAATGTAATACTTGGAGAAGAAGCACCTCCGCAGTTGGAATTCAACAAAAAGCGGTCCCGTTCAGTTAGAATTGTGAAAAAGGATTCTCGTTCCATTAAAACG AAATTGTCCATTGGAGGTACAGCAGAAAAAATAGTCTCAGCCTTTCATACGGTGCTTAATGAACATTCCAATGAAGATGCAGAGATGAGTAAATGCAAGGCAGCTGTTCATCGTGTGAGGAAGAtggaaaaaaatgttgatattGCATGCACTGTTG TAAAGGACCCTAAGCGAAAAACTTTGTCCAAGGAACTAGTGGaggaagaaaatattttgaaagaatGCATTGAAAATCTCAAATTAGTTGAAGCAAGTAGAACATCACTTGTTACTCGCTTAAAAGAAGCTTTGCATGAGCAG GAATCTGAGCTGGAGAATGTTCGCACTCAGATTCAG GTAGCACAAGCACAAGTAGAAGAGGCTAGCTACATGCGGAAGCGACTTGATGATGAAGATTCTTCATATAAAGCCTCAACTTCAACGACTTCAGTTACTGATGTGAATACAAAATCAGAAGCAGCAACTAAGAAGTCAGCTGCAGCAATTGCAGCTGAGGTTGCAGATAAGCTAACAGCTTCTACGTCATCGCAGTTAATCATGACTTCTGTTCTCTCAACATTTGCAGCGGAAGAGGCAAAAAGTGCTTGTCTAACTTCTGAGACCATGTCAAAACCTGAGAAGTCAATACCTATATCAGATCCAAATGTTTTTATGACTTCACAACAGTTAATTGCCACACCAAATCATTCATATCCTTCGGTTTTGGTACCTCAACCCACCTTGCAGAATCCAGCTGCTGCATCACAGGGTCAATATCAAATGCTTTGTAATTCATCCTCCCAGCATTATTTGCAATCAACAGGAGGGGTCATTTCTTCTTATGGTTATGGTAGCATCGCACCATTACCATTGGGGCCACCCCCACCCCATATGGTGGGTCCAATGGTTCCTTTGACACATCAGACAATGCAAATAACTCAGCAGCTGCCTACACCTATAGGTCAGCATCAACCAATAAAAATGACACAACAAGCCCCAGCACCTCCTAATTTCCGACCACTTCAACTGCCAGGAATGGTGTACTATG GAAACTCTGAGGCAGAGTGTCTTTCTCGTCCCCCGCATATAAATTTGTGTTTGATGTTGTGCTTGGTTGATTGGAGCAACTTTCTCAGTTTTACATCCCTCAACTCTGAGCTTTGTCAATTAGATGAAACTAATTGA
- the LOC100802429 gene encoding regulation of nuclear pre-mRNA domain-containing protein 2 isoform X4 — MNSVFSEQILADKLSKLNSTQQCIETLSHWCIFHRSKAELVVGTWNKQFHNSEKVQRVPLLYLANDILQNSKRKGNEFVTEFWKVLPTALKDVLEKGDDQEKRAVFRLVDIWEERRVFGSQAKSLKNVILGEEAPPQLEFNKKRSRSVRIVKKDSRSIKTKLSIGGTAEKIVSAFHTVLNEHSNEDAEMSKCKAAVHRVRKMEKNVDIACTVVKDPKRKTLSKELVEEENILKECIENLKLVEASRTSLVTRLKEALHEQESELENVRTQIQVAQAQVEEASYMRKRLDDEDSSYKASTSTTSVTDVNTKSEAATKKSAAAIAAEVADKLTASTSSQLIMTSVLSTFAAEEAKSACLTSETMSKPEKSIPISDPNVFMTSQQLIATPNHSYPSVLVPQPTLQNPAAASQGQYQMLCNSSSQHYLQSTGGVISSYGYGSIAPLPLGPPPPHMVGPMVPLTHQTMQITQQLPTPIGQHQPIKMTQQAPAPPNFRPLQLPGMVYYGCRSTSTKQQSLCLSCGVTGKKVGTWRLYVDHRSSTKHAVRARLACMIVFDCRRSNI; from the exons ATGAATAGCGTGTTCAGCGAGCAGATACTCGCGGACAAGCTGTCCAAGCTCAACAGCACCCAGCAGTGCATTGAAA ctttATCACATTGGTGTATATTTCACCGAAGCAAAGCAGAGCTGGTAGTGGGAACATGGAAtaaacaatttcacaattcagAGAAGGTTCAGCGAGTCCCCCTTCTGTATCTTGCAAATGATATCCTGCAAAACAGCAAACGTAAAGGAAATGAATTTGTGACCGAGTTTTGGAAGGTTCTTCCCACAGCACTTAAGGATGTTCTTGAGAAAGGTGATGATCAAGAAAAACGTGCAGTATTTAGACTG GTTGATATATGGGAGGAAAGGAGAGTGTTTGGATCTCAGGCTAAGAGCCTTAAAAATGTAATACTTGGAGAAGAAGCACCTCCGCAGTTGGAATTCAACAAAAAGCGGTCCCGTTCAGTTAGAATTGTGAAAAAGGATTCTCGTTCCATTAAAACG AAATTGTCCATTGGAGGTACAGCAGAAAAAATAGTCTCAGCCTTTCATACGGTGCTTAATGAACATTCCAATGAAGATGCAGAGATGAGTAAATGCAAGGCAGCTGTTCATCGTGTGAGGAAGAtggaaaaaaatgttgatattGCATGCACTGTTG TAAAGGACCCTAAGCGAAAAACTTTGTCCAAGGAACTAGTGGaggaagaaaatattttgaaagaatGCATTGAAAATCTCAAATTAGTTGAAGCAAGTAGAACATCACTTGTTACTCGCTTAAAAGAAGCTTTGCATGAGCAG GAATCTGAGCTGGAGAATGTTCGCACTCAGATTCAG GTAGCACAAGCACAAGTAGAAGAGGCTAGCTACATGCGGAAGCGACTTGATGATGAAGATTCTTCATATAAAGCCTCAACTTCAACGACTTCAGTTACTGATGTGAATACAAAATCAGAAGCAGCAACTAAGAAGTCAGCTGCAGCAATTGCAGCTGAGGTTGCAGATAAGCTAACAGCTTCTACGTCATCGCAGTTAATCATGACTTCTGTTCTCTCAACATTTGCAGCGGAAGAGGCAAAAAGTGCTTGTCTAACTTCTGAGACCATGTCAAAACCTGAGAAGTCAATACCTATATCAGATCCAAATGTTTTTATGACTTCACAACAGTTAATTGCCACACCAAATCATTCATATCCTTCGGTTTTGGTACCTCAACCCACCTTGCAGAATCCAGCTGCTGCATCACAGGGTCAATATCAAATGCTTTGTAATTCATCCTCCCAGCATTATTTGCAATCAACAGGAGGGGTCATTTCTTCTTATGGTTATGGTAGCATCGCACCATTACCATTGGGGCCACCCCCACCCCATATGGTGGGTCCAATGGTTCCTTTGACACATCAGACAATGCAAATAACTCAGCAGCTGCCTACACCTATAGGTCAGCATCAACCAATAAAAATGACACAACAAGCCCCAGCACCTCCTAATTTCCGACCACTTCAACTGCCAGGAATGGTGTACTATG GGTGTCGTTCAACTTCAACAAAACAACAGTCCTTATGCCTCTCCTGTGGTGTTACTGGGAAGAAGGTTGGCACTTGGAGGCTGTATGTTGACCATAGAAGCTCCACCAAGCATGCCGTAAGGGCCAGGTTAGCATGTATGATAGTGTTTGACTGTagaaggtccaacatttaa
- the LOC100802429 gene encoding regulation of nuclear pre-mRNA domain-containing protein 1B isoform X5 codes for MNSVFSEQILADKLSKLNSTQQCIETLSHWCIFHRSKAELVVGTWNKQFHNSEKVQRVPLLYLANDILQNSKRKGNEFVTEFWKVLPTALKDVLEKGDDQEKRAVFRLVDIWEERRVFGSQAKSLKNVILGEEAPPQLEFNKKRSRSVRIVKKDSRSIKTKLSIGGTAEKIVSAFHTVLNEHSNEDAEMSKCKAAVHRVRKMEKNVDIACTVVKDPKRKTLSKELVEEENILKECIENLKLVEASRTSLVTRLKEALHEQESELENVRTQIQVAQAQVEEASYMRKRLDDEDSSYKASTSTTSVTDVNTKSEAATKKSAAAIAAEVADKLTASTSSQLIMTSVLSTFAAEEAKSACLTSETMSKPEKSIPISDPNVFMTSQQLIATPNHSYPSVLVPQPTLQNPAAASQGQYQMLCNSSSQHYLQSTGGVISSYGYGSIAPLPLGPPPPHMVGPMVPLTHQTMQITQQLPTPIGQHQPIKMTQQAPAPPNFRPLQLPGMVYYGNHQHSI; via the exons ATGAATAGCGTGTTCAGCGAGCAGATACTCGCGGACAAGCTGTCCAAGCTCAACAGCACCCAGCAGTGCATTGAAA ctttATCACATTGGTGTATATTTCACCGAAGCAAAGCAGAGCTGGTAGTGGGAACATGGAAtaaacaatttcacaattcagAGAAGGTTCAGCGAGTCCCCCTTCTGTATCTTGCAAATGATATCCTGCAAAACAGCAAACGTAAAGGAAATGAATTTGTGACCGAGTTTTGGAAGGTTCTTCCCACAGCACTTAAGGATGTTCTTGAGAAAGGTGATGATCAAGAAAAACGTGCAGTATTTAGACTG GTTGATATATGGGAGGAAAGGAGAGTGTTTGGATCTCAGGCTAAGAGCCTTAAAAATGTAATACTTGGAGAAGAAGCACCTCCGCAGTTGGAATTCAACAAAAAGCGGTCCCGTTCAGTTAGAATTGTGAAAAAGGATTCTCGTTCCATTAAAACG AAATTGTCCATTGGAGGTACAGCAGAAAAAATAGTCTCAGCCTTTCATACGGTGCTTAATGAACATTCCAATGAAGATGCAGAGATGAGTAAATGCAAGGCAGCTGTTCATCGTGTGAGGAAGAtggaaaaaaatgttgatattGCATGCACTGTTG TAAAGGACCCTAAGCGAAAAACTTTGTCCAAGGAACTAGTGGaggaagaaaatattttgaaagaatGCATTGAAAATCTCAAATTAGTTGAAGCAAGTAGAACATCACTTGTTACTCGCTTAAAAGAAGCTTTGCATGAGCAG GAATCTGAGCTGGAGAATGTTCGCACTCAGATTCAG GTAGCACAAGCACAAGTAGAAGAGGCTAGCTACATGCGGAAGCGACTTGATGATGAAGATTCTTCATATAAAGCCTCAACTTCAACGACTTCAGTTACTGATGTGAATACAAAATCAGAAGCAGCAACTAAGAAGTCAGCTGCAGCAATTGCAGCTGAGGTTGCAGATAAGCTAACAGCTTCTACGTCATCGCAGTTAATCATGACTTCTGTTCTCTCAACATTTGCAGCGGAAGAGGCAAAAAGTGCTTGTCTAACTTCTGAGACCATGTCAAAACCTGAGAAGTCAATACCTATATCAGATCCAAATGTTTTTATGACTTCACAACAGTTAATTGCCACACCAAATCATTCATATCCTTCGGTTTTGGTACCTCAACCCACCTTGCAGAATCCAGCTGCTGCATCACAGGGTCAATATCAAATGCTTTGTAATTCATCCTCCCAGCATTATTTGCAATCAACAGGAGGGGTCATTTCTTCTTATGGTTATGGTAGCATCGCACCATTACCATTGGGGCCACCCCCACCCCATATGGTGGGTCCAATGGTTCCTTTGACACATCAGACAATGCAAATAACTCAGCAGCTGCCTACACCTATAGGTCAGCATCAACCAATAAAAATGACACAACAAGCCCCAGCACCTCCTAATTTCCGACCACTTCAACTGCCAGGAATGGTGTACTATGGTAATCATCAGCATTCTATATGA